A region from the Motacilla alba alba isolate MOTALB_02 chromosome 10, Motacilla_alba_V1.0_pri, whole genome shotgun sequence genome encodes:
- the NOX5 gene encoding LOW QUALITY PROTEIN: NADPH oxidase 5 (The sequence of the model RefSeq protein was modified relative to this genomic sequence to represent the inferred CDS: deleted 2 bases in 1 codon) → MGAAADAEWLRWVSKKFGNVAGKEKEISLEEFKSALQVKESFFAERFFALFDSDGSGSLSREELLGSLRRLLHGNSTEKLRFLFQVYDVDGSGSIDAEELRVVLRGCLRESSLALPEERLGALSQALLQALDRDHSGSITFPELREQLEAFPELLENLSISAASWLKPPSPNPAEPWLCCCSRESRGDRRAGMRCFSRESRGDQRAGMRCFSRECRGDGRAGMRCLGGWAASSALLLALGALWHRERGPALALARGCGQSLNLNCALLAALMLRRSLTWLRSTPLAELFPLELHVRGHERVGHLVLALGTVHAGAHLAQAGAAQRDWLRALGEYAAGTAPQSGLALLALLLAMLACSSPCVRRGGHFEVFYWSHLSYIPVWFLLLLHGPHFWKWFLIPGSLFVLEKVLGWAWRRAGDLHILEAKLLPSKVTHLVIQRPKSFRFQPGDYVYLNVPAIAAYEWHPFSISSAPEQPGTLWLHIRARGQWTTRLYEYFQQLELHGPESDPPGKSRRERRSRRWEQEGSVASGRDGAVELTAFRASGAAFPGKDPEQGGAGPGESQWSCSVKVRMFPAFLDPGKWAGISIPTIPSLYPCAWVIPPEADPNPALLENSSPSHPFLAPTKPRGRSQIPGSPLRPSPPTGSCSSPWNSWMFPCLDVSVSLDVSVSLALSQCFLDGPYGTPSRRIFTSEHAVLIGAGIGITPFASILQSIMIRYRRRKQSCPSCHFSWSEERPDEEMTLRKVDFIWIMRDQQHLQWFLGLLAKLETEQEELEPGGRFLELQLYMTSALGEGDVRALGLQLALELLAAREQRDSISGLRGRTRPGRPDWEQVFGKVAAERRGKVGVFFCGSAALARVIRGHCRSFGFRFSKENF, encoded by the exons ATGGGAGCGGCGGCGGACGCGGAGTGGCTGCGCTGGGTGAGCAAAAAATTTGGGAATGTcgctgggaaggagaaggagatcAGTCTGGAAGAGTTCAAATCCGCCCTGCAGGTCAAGGAG TCCTTCTTTGCCGAGAGGTTTTTCGCGCTCTTCGATTCCGACGGGAGCGGCTCCCTGAGccgggaggagctgctgggatcccTGCGCCGGCTGCTCCACGGGAATTCCACGGAAAAGCTCCGCTTCCTCTTCCAGGTGTACGACGTGGACG GGAGCGGCTCCATCGATGCCGAGGAGCTGCGGGTGGTGCTCCGGGGGTGTCTCCGGGAGAGCTCCCTGGCCCTTCCCGAGGAGCGGCTGGGGGCCCtgagccaggccctgctccaggccctCGACCGGGATCACAGCGGCTCCATCACCTTCCCGGAGCTGCGGGAGCAGCTGGAAGCCTTTCCGGAGCTCCTGGAGAACCTGAGCATCAG CGCTGCCAGCTGGCTGAAGCCCCCCAGTCCCAatcctgctgagccctggctgtgctgctgctcccgggAATCCCGCGGGGACCGGCGGGCCGGGATGCGCTGCTTTTCCCGGGAATCCCGCGGGGATCAGCGGGCCGGGATGCGCTGCTTTTCCCGGGAATGCCGCGGGGACGGGCGGGCCGGGATGCGCTGCCTGGGCGGCTGGGCGGCCAGCTCGGCGCTCCTGCTCGCCCTGGGCGCGCTGTGGCACCgggagcgcggccccgcccTGGCGCtggcccggggctgcgggcagaGCCTCAACCTCAACTGCGCCCTGCTGGCC GCGCTGATGCTGCGGCGCTCCCTGACCTGGCTGCGCTCCACGCCGCTGGCGGAGCTGTTCCCGCTGGAGCTGCACGTGCGGGGCCACGAGCGCGTGGGACACctggtgctggccctggggaccGTGCACGCgggggcacacctggcacaggccG gcgCGGCGCAGCGGGACTGGCTCCGTGCCCTGGGCGAGTACGCGGCGGGCACGGCCCCGCAGAGCGGGCTggcgctgctggcgctgctcctggccatgctcgcctgctccagcccctgcgTGCGGCGCGGCGGCCACTTCGAG gtttTTTACTGGAGCCACCTCTCCTACATCCCTGTGtggttcctgctgctcctgcacggTCCCCACTTCTGGAAGTGGTTCCTGATTCCCGGCTCCCTGTTTGTGCTGGAGAAGGTTCTGGGCTGGGCGTGGCGCCGGGCGGGGGATCTGCACATCCTGGAGGCCAAGCTGCTGCCCTCCAAG GTGACGCACCTGGTGATCCAGAGGCCGAAATCCTTCCGCTTCCAGCCGGGGGATTACGTCTACCTGAACGTCCCGGCCATCGCCGCCTACGAGTGGCACCCCTTCTCCATCAGCAGCGCCCCGGAGCAGCCAG GAACCCTCTGGCTGCACATCCGGGCGCGGGGCCAATGGACCACCAGGCTCTACGAGTacttccagcagctggaattgcaCGGCCCGGAGTCGGATCCGCCCGGGAAGAGCCGGAGGGAGCGGAGGAGCCGGCGCTGGGAACAG GAAGGATCCGTGGCCtctggcagggatggagccgtgGAGCTGACGGCGTTCCGAGCCTCCGGAGCCGCTTTCCCGGGAAAGGACCCGGAGCAGGGG ggCGCTGGGCCCGGGGAGAGCCAGTGGAGCTGCAGCGTCAAGGTGAGGATGTTCCCAGCTTTCCTGGATCCCGGGAAATGGGCTGGGATCAGCATTCCCACCATCCCATCCCTGTATCCCTGTGCCTGGGTGATCCCACCTGAGGCTGAtccaaaccctgccctgctggaaaACTCCAGTCCTTCCCACCCGTTCCTTGCTCCCACAAAACCCCGGGGAAGATCCCAAATTCCAGGATCCCCTTTGCGCCCTTCTCCTCCAAccgggagctgctccagcccctggaacTCCTGGATGTTTCCGTG CCTGGATGTGTCCGTGAGTCTGGATGTGTCCGTGAGTCTGGCTCTCTCCCAGTGCTTCCTGGACGGTCCCTACGGAACTCCGAGCCGGCGGATCTTCACCTCGGAGCACGCCGTCCTCATCGGAGCCGGCATCGGGATCACCCCCTTCGCCTCCATCCTGCAGAGCATCATGATCCG GTACCGGCGGCggaagcagagctgccccagctgccatTTCTCCTGGAGCGAGGAACGGCCGGATGAGGAGATGACGCTCCGCAAG GTGGATTTCATCTGGATCATGCGggaccagcagcacctgcagtggTTCCTGGGCCTCCTGGCCAAGCTGGAGacggagcaggaggagctggagccgGGAG ggaggttcctggagctgcagctgtacATGACCTCGGCGCTGGGCGAGGGCGACGTGCGggcgctggggctgcagctggcgCTGGAGCTGCTGGCGGCGCGGGAGCAGCGCGACTCCATCTCCGGGCTGCGCGGCCGcacccggcccggccgccccgaCTGGGAACAG GTGTTCGGGAAGGTggcggcggagcggcgcgggAAGGTCGGGGTGTTCTTCTGCGGCTCCGCGGCGCTGGCCAGGGTCATCCGCGGGCACTGCCGCAGCTTCGGCTTCCGCTTCTCCAAGGAGAACTTCTGA